A genomic window from Bacteroidota bacterium includes:
- a CDS encoding PorP/SprF family type IX secretion system membrane protein, protein MKKIYTTLLLVSCFALGKTYAQLQPLFDQYHFNQLVFNPAYAGSKGMLETNFFLHRHSVNIDGAPASESFTVHTPLANDKIGVGVKFFHDNIGVTNTNYLGLDYAYRMHINSNLTASIGIELSIANYNVNYNKLDAFNDGDPTFTNATDSYWVPNAGIGLYLHSDNYYLGLSTVSLLGLTDDDTQNEGAPYDDYFDQANAIYGTLGTIIDISKNFAIKPDAMVKMTSGLPTQLDVNMSFILNNMFLIGGGYRTNESYSITAEYLFASDNDITKHEAGFGYSYNSMLGDDAVFLSPSHEVFFVYRFNKHNNNIKNPRFF, encoded by the coding sequence ATGAAGAAAATATACACAACGTTACTTTTAGTAAGCTGCTTTGCGTTGGGAAAAACGTATGCACAGTTGCAGCCATTGTTCGACCAGTATCATTTTAATCAACTGGTGTTTAATCCGGCTTATGCGGGAAGTAAAGGCATGCTGGAAACAAACTTTTTTCTGCATCGCCATTCGGTAAATATTGATGGTGCTCCGGCATCGGAATCGTTTACCGTACATACGCCACTTGCCAATGATAAAATTGGTGTCGGCGTTAAATTTTTTCACGATAATATTGGTGTAACCAATACCAATTATTTGGGATTAGATTATGCCTATCGCATGCATATTAATTCGAATTTAACTGCGAGTATCGGCATTGAATTATCTATTGCTAATTACAATGTAAATTATAATAAACTGGATGCATTTAACGATGGTGACCCAACGTTTACCAATGCAACAGATTCGTATTGGGTGCCAAATGCCGGTATCGGTTTGTATTTACACAGCGACAATTATTATTTAGGATTGAGCACCGTTTCATTATTGGGATTAACTGATGATGATACACAAAACGAAGGCGCGCCTTATGATGATTATTTTGATCAGGCAAATGCCATTTACGGAACATTAGGTACCATTATCGATATATCAAAAAACTTTGCGATAAAACCGGATGCCATGGTTAAAATGACCAGCGGTTTACCTACGCAGTTAGATGTAAACATGAGTTTTATTTTAAACAATATGTTTTTAATTGGCGGTGGTTACCGAACCAACGAAAGTTATTCGATTACGGCTGAATATTTATTTGCTTCAGATAATGATATTACCAAACATGAAGCAGGATTCGGTTATTCTTATAATTCGATGTTGGGCGATGATGCGGTATTTTTAAGTCCTTCACATGAAGTGTTTTTTGTTTACCGATTCAACAAACACAATAACAATATTAAAAACCCAAGATTTTTCTGA
- the lpxB gene encoding lipid-A-disaccharide synthase gives MKYYIIAGEASGDLHGSNLVAAIKARDANAQFRGFGGDKMKSEGVTLFRHYKETAYMGFIEVVMHLRSILKNIEQCKKDILAYKPDAIILVDYPGFNLRIAPFAKENGLKVFYYISPQLWAWKSSRVEIIKKYVDHMFVILPFEQAWYQQHDYQVTYVGHPLLDEISNKVKNSLFYKVNNLSAEPIIGVLPGSRKQEIAVKLPVMLSMAKYYPKFQFVVACAPGIEKSYYEQFVREQNVFYLFNQTYDILQNSEAALVTSGTATLETALFNIPQIVCYKGSLISYLIAKQLIKVKYISLVNLIADKEVVPELIQLKFNEKNLKAHFERLVYNDEYRTTMRDNYQQLRDKLGGEGASEMVAAGIIEQLSTVN, from the coding sequence TTGAAATATTATATCATTGCAGGTGAGGCTTCCGGCGATTTGCATGGTTCAAATCTGGTTGCTGCAATAAAAGCCCGCGATGCAAACGCACAATTTCGTGGTTTTGGGGGAGATAAAATGAAAAGTGAGGGAGTTACTTTATTCCGTCACTATAAAGAAACGGCTTACATGGGGTTTATCGAGGTAGTAATGCACCTCCGCTCGATTTTAAAAAATATTGAGCAGTGTAAAAAGGATATCCTTGCCTACAAACCCGATGCAATTATTTTAGTGGATTATCCCGGATTTAATTTACGTATTGCACCTTTCGCAAAAGAAAACGGATTAAAAGTATTTTATTATATCTCACCACAACTGTGGGCATGGAAAAGCAGTCGTGTTGAAATAATAAAAAAATATGTCGACCACATGTTTGTGATTTTACCATTCGAACAAGCGTGGTATCAGCAACATGACTATCAGGTTACTTATGTTGGGCATCCTTTATTGGATGAAATTAGTAATAAAGTAAAAAATTCGCTTTTTTATAAAGTCAATAATTTATCTGCAGAACCCATTATCGGTGTATTGCCGGGCAGCAGAAAGCAGGAAATCGCCGTAAAATTGCCGGTGATGTTATCGATGGCAAAATATTATCCTAAATTTCAATTTGTGGTTGCCTGTGCACCGGGAATAGAAAAAAGTTACTACGAACAATTTGTCCGCGAGCAAAATGTATTTTATTTATTTAATCAAACGTACGACATACTACAAAACAGTGAAGCAGCACTGGTAACCAGCGGAACGGCAACACTGGAAACGGCATTGTTTAATATTCCGCAAATTGTTTGTTACAAAGGCAGTTTAATTTCCTATTTAATTGCCAAACAACTCATAAAGGTTAAATATATTTCGCTGGTGAATTTAATTGCCGACAAAGAAGTGGTGCCGGAATTAATTCAATTAAAATTCAACGAAAAAAATCTGAAAGCACATTTCGAACGTTTGGTTTACAATGATGAATACAGAACTACCATGCGCGATAATTACCAGCAACTGCGCGATAAGTTGGGTGGGGAAGGGGCTTCGGAGATGGTTGCTGCGGGAATAATCGAGCAACTATCAACAGTAAACTAA
- a CDS encoding ATP-binding protein, translating to MTLESPCVIIFEELDAILPNRKNDLSHSYSSEVNEFLIHLEQAASKDILIIGTTNHLDKIDSAAIRPGRFDLKVLVEVPDLEARHEFIMQYMKDRPSEFIDWDLLADNTEDYSFSDLKLLIDSVAKTAISQKEQIGMKHFYKILKIK from the coding sequence ATGACTTTAGAAAGCCCTTGTGTTATAATTTTTGAAGAATTGGATGCAATATTGCCCAATAGAAAAAATGATTTATCACATAGTTACAGTAGTGAAGTTAATGAATTCCTAATACACCTAGAACAAGCCGCTTCAAAAGATATATTAATAATTGGGACAACAAACCATTTGGATAAAATTGACTCCGCTGCAATTAGACCAGGCCGTTTTGATCTAAAAGTTTTAGTTGAAGTTCCCGATTTAGAAGCTAGACACGAATTCATCATGCAATATATGAAAGATCGTCCGAGTGAGTTTATCGATTGGGATTTGCTAGCAGACAACACTGAAGATTATTCATTTTCTGATCTAAAATTGCTAATTGATAGTGTAGCTAAAACTGCAATAAGTCAGAAAGAACAAATAGGCATGAAACACTTTTATAAAATTTTAAAAATAAAATAA
- a CDS encoding SAM-dependent DNA methyltransferase — MNEELKTDNQVKSKKRVTEHGEVFTNQREVNAMLDLVKHETERIESRFLEPACGNGNFLSEILKRKLDIIDTRYKKSQYEWERYALLAISSIYGVDILEDNAAECRDRLYTNFSRRYLSNYGTNVKIEFLKSIKYIISRNILWGDALDYTNPVTKKPIVFSEWSFSIGDMIKRRDFIFKFLVENSHQTSMFNDEDNPAAIDEPTQDFPLIHYLKIG; from the coding sequence TTGAACGAAGAACTAAAGACAGATAATCAAGTAAAATCCAAAAAGCGGGTTACAGAACACGGTGAAGTATTTACTAACCAGCGTGAAGTAAATGCTATGCTTGATTTAGTAAAACATGAAACAGAACGAATAGAGTCACGCTTCCTTGAACCTGCATGCGGAAATGGTAATTTTCTATCTGAAATTTTAAAACGTAAATTAGACATAATTGACACCCGATATAAAAAAAGTCAATATGAATGGGAACGTTATGCCTTACTTGCAATATCATCTATTTATGGTGTAGACATTTTGGAAGATAACGCTGCAGAATGTCGCGACCGTTTGTATACAAATTTTTCAAGACGATACTTGTCTAATTACGGCACAAATGTTAAAATTGAGTTTCTTAAAAGCATAAAATATATTATAAGTAGAAATATATTGTGGGGAGACGCTTTAGACTATACAAATCCGGTAACTAAAAAACCAATAGTTTTTTCAGAATGGAGTTTTTCAATAGGTGATATGATAAAAAGAAGAGATTTTATTTTCAAGTTTTTAGTTGAAAATTCTCATCAAACTTCAATGTTCAATGATGAAGATAATCCCGCAGCAATAGATGAACCAACTCAAGACTTTCCATTAATACATTACCTAAAGATCGGATAA
- the surE gene encoding 5'/3'-nucleotidase SurE — MREDKEVTILVTNDDGINAPGIHALVNAVKHLGKVVVVAPNKPQSGMGHAITLNEPLRLKKSNVFGDIEAYECSGTPVDCVKLAKDKILHKKPELCVSGINHGSNSSINIIYSGTMSAAMEAGIEGIPAVGFSLLNYAHDADFSGAQHYASIIAKQILTAGLPQGTLLNVNIPDLPIEALNGIKICRQAVAKWEEEYAERMDPHGRPYYWLTGKFENYDKGEDTDEWALTNGYVSVVPVQFDLTAHHAIAYFNKNWNVNTITHPHKMHIDTTKSFNDLG, encoded by the coding sequence ATGAGGGAGGATAAGGAAGTAACTATTTTAGTAACAAATGATGATGGAATTAATGCGCCCGGAATTCACGCATTGGTAAATGCGGTTAAACATCTCGGAAAAGTTGTAGTAGTAGCACCAAATAAACCGCAAAGCGGAATGGGTCATGCCATTACCTTAAATGAGCCGCTGCGTTTAAAAAAATCGAATGTATTTGGTGATATTGAAGCTTATGAATGTTCGGGCACACCTGTTGATTGTGTGAAACTGGCGAAGGATAAAATTCTGCATAAAAAACCGGAATTATGTGTTTCGGGAATTAATCATGGCAGTAATTCATCTATAAATATTATTTATTCCGGAACCATGAGTGCGGCTATGGAAGCGGGTATTGAAGGTATTCCGGCTGTGGGATTTTCGTTGTTGAATTATGCGCACGATGCCGATTTCAGCGGCGCTCAACATTATGCAAGTATTATTGCAAAACAAATATTAACTGCAGGATTGCCACAAGGCACTTTGTTGAATGTAAATATTCCCGATTTACCTATTGAGGCATTAAATGGCATTAAAATTTGTCGGCAGGCAGTAGCAAAATGGGAAGAAGAATATGCAGAACGAATGGACCCGCATGGACGCCCTTACTATTGGCTGACCGGAAAATTTGAAAATTACGATAAGGGTGAAGATACTGATGAATGGGCTTTGACAAACGGTTATGTATCGGTTGTGCCTGTGCAGTTTGATTTAACCGCACATCATGCCATTGCATACTTTAATAAAAACTGGAACGTTAATACCATTACCCATCCGCATAAAATGCATATCGATACAACTAAATCATTTAACGACCTGGGCTAA
- a CDS encoding DUF4926 domain-containing protein, which translates to MSKKDFFPPRPSTNPTIYAYELIGVDTHKGLLKIGYTDRDAQTRIKEQLGTAAIQYKIVFEESAMKSDGSSFTDYEVHRLLRKWKIVNDSGEWFKCSLNDLRRAIHQIKTGEKTEENRILNFGMRPEQEAAVNKTISYFKSFKKENKDRTPHFLWNAKMRFGKTFASYQLAKKMAWKKVLVLTFKPAVEDAWKEDLLSHVDFKGWQFISKHADELSSQDINTKKPLVCFGSFQDFLGKNTNTGGIKTKNEWVHATVWDCIIFDEYHFGAWRENAKDLFGKDLEAEKEIEEYNKIEREGIAEEDKTEHLEKIIPISTNHYLYLSGTPFRAISSGEFIEEQIFNWTYSDEQKAKENWDNSKGPNPYASLPRMVMLTYQLPDSIRQIAMQGEFDGFDLNIFFSAEGEGRKVRFKYEDEVQKWLDLIRGSFSETTIDHLKMGAKKPPLPFSHAPLLKVLNHTFWFLPTVAACNAMALLLEKRQNTFYHDYKVVVAAGMQAGIGIEALPPVLNAMTDNPLESKTITLSCGKLTTGVSVKPWTGIFMLRNSSSPETYFQAAFRVQTPWVIKNPDSKSPNKEEILKEECYVFDFAPDRALRQIADYSCRLNVNETNPEAKVAEFINFLPVLAYDGSSMKQVDAAGILDMAMSGTTATLLARRWESALLVNVDNPTLARLMANEEAMKALMSIEGFRNLNQDIETIINKSEAIKKSKKEANDRSLTKKEKQELTAEEKEYKSLRKQIQDKLIKFATRVPVFMYLTDYRERSLKDVITQLEPGLFKKVTALSVRDFELLVSLGVFNSALMNDAVYKFKRYEDASLEYIGINRHEGEDIGLFDTVLSRQDYEESFENISKLINEYAMVVANSKIDKVPKGSVGTVVHVYENRDAYEVEFIVNDSSVTETVYGYQIDEKPKHEDTK; encoded by the coding sequence ATGAGTAAAAAAGATTTTTTTCCACCACGCCCGTCCACCAATCCAACCATATACGCTTATGAATTAATAGGTGTGGATACGCATAAGGGTTTACTCAAAATAGGGTATACGGACCGAGATGCCCAAACACGCATTAAAGAGCAGTTAGGCACAGCTGCTATTCAATACAAAATTGTATTTGAAGAATCGGCTATGAAAAGCGATGGTAGTTCATTTACTGACTATGAAGTGCACCGCCTTTTACGAAAATGGAAAATAGTAAATGATAGCGGAGAATGGTTTAAATGTTCATTAAATGATTTGCGGAGAGCAATTCACCAAATCAAAACAGGTGAAAAAACAGAAGAAAATCGTATCCTTAATTTTGGTATGCGTCCTGAACAAGAAGCGGCTGTTAATAAGACCATTTCATATTTCAAGAGCTTCAAAAAAGAAAATAAAGATAGAACACCCCATTTTTTGTGGAACGCCAAAATGCGTTTCGGAAAAACATTTGCCAGTTACCAATTAGCAAAAAAAATGGCTTGGAAAAAAGTGCTGGTGCTAACATTTAAACCAGCCGTTGAAGATGCTTGGAAGGAAGATTTGCTATCTCATGTAGATTTTAAAGGCTGGCAATTCATTTCCAAACACGCTGATGAATTGTCGAGCCAGGATATTAACACTAAAAAACCATTAGTTTGCTTTGGCTCGTTTCAAGATTTTTTAGGAAAGAACACCAACACAGGGGGTATTAAAACCAAAAATGAATGGGTACATGCAACTGTGTGGGATTGTATCATTTTTGACGAATACCATTTTGGTGCATGGCGAGAAAACGCCAAGGATTTATTCGGTAAAGATTTAGAAGCTGAAAAAGAAATTGAAGAATATAATAAAATTGAAAGAGAAGGGATAGCCGAAGAGGATAAAACAGAACATTTGGAGAAAATTATCCCAATCAGCACTAATCATTATTTATATTTGTCAGGCACTCCTTTTCGAGCCATCAGTTCAGGAGAATTTATCGAAGAGCAAATTTTCAACTGGACATATTCTGACGAGCAAAAAGCTAAAGAAAATTGGGATAATTCCAAAGGTCCAAATCCTTACGCATCGTTACCACGGATGGTAATGCTCACTTATCAATTACCTGATTCCATTCGTCAAATTGCGATGCAAGGTGAATTTGACGGATTTGATTTAAATATATTCTTTTCAGCCGAAGGCGAAGGACGAAAAGTACGTTTCAAATACGAAGATGAAGTCCAAAAATGGTTGGATTTAATTCGAGGTTCGTTTAGCGAAACTACCATTGACCATTTAAAAATGGGAGCAAAAAAACCGCCTTTGCCCTTTTCACACGCTCCATTGCTCAAAGTACTGAATCATACTTTTTGGTTTTTACCGACCGTGGCTGCCTGTAATGCAATGGCATTGTTGCTAGAAAAACGACAAAATACATTTTATCACGATTACAAAGTTGTTGTTGCGGCAGGAATGCAAGCGGGCATAGGAATTGAAGCATTGCCTCCTGTTTTGAATGCTATGACTGACAATCCATTAGAATCCAAAACAATTACTCTTTCGTGTGGAAAGCTCACCACTGGTGTTTCTGTGAAACCATGGACTGGCATTTTTATGTTGCGTAATTCTTCTAGTCCCGAAACATATTTTCAAGCAGCATTTCGAGTTCAAACACCTTGGGTCATTAAAAATCCTGACAGCAAGTCACCAAATAAGGAAGAAATATTAAAAGAAGAATGTTATGTTTTTGACTTTGCACCTGATCGCGCTTTAAGGCAAATTGCAGATTACAGTTGTCGGCTCAATGTAAATGAAACAAATCCCGAAGCTAAAGTTGCTGAGTTTATAAACTTCCTTCCGGTTTTGGCTTATGATGGTAGCTCTATGAAACAAGTAGATGCTGCAGGAATTTTAGATATGGCAATGAGTGGTACAACTGCAACGCTTTTAGCTAGAAGATGGGAAAGCGCATTACTTGTAAATGTAGATAACCCTACACTTGCACGTTTGATGGCTAATGAAGAAGCAATGAAAGCATTAATGAGTATTGAGGGATTTAGAAATTTAAATCAAGATATTGAAACCATTATAAATAAATCGGAAGCAATTAAAAAATCAAAAAAAGAAGCCAACGATAGATCACTTACTAAGAAAGAGAAGCAGGAATTAACAGCAGAAGAAAAAGAATACAAAAGTTTAAGGAAACAAATACAAGATAAATTAATAAAATTTGCTACCCGTGTACCTGTATTTATGTACCTCACAGATTATCGAGAAAGAAGCCTCAAAGATGTAATTACACAATTAGAACCAGGTCTTTTTAAAAAGGTAACAGCACTTTCAGTAAGAGACTTTGAATTATTAGTTAGTCTTGGAGTTTTTAACTCTGCACTTATGAATGATGCCGTTTACAAATTCAAACGCTACGAAGATGCCAGTTTGGAATATATCGGAATCAATAGGCACGAGGGTGAAGATATTGGACTATTTGATACTGTTTTATCAAGACAAGACTATGAGGAAAGCTTTGAAAATATTTCAAAGTTAATTAATGAATATGCAATGGTGGTTGCAAATTCCAAAATCGATAAAGTCCCTAAAGGTTCAGTTGGCACAGTAGTGCATGTTTATGAAAATAGAGATGCTTATGAAGTAGAATTTATTGTAAATGATTCAAGTGTGACTGAAACAGTATATGGTTATCAAATTGATGAAAAACCAAAGCATGAAGATACCAAATAA
- a CDS encoding ATP-binding protein has product MNLSNKKNIPLIIQRLLSARKYNKALSLIEASIADSGGLFSDAEETFEMRRATWLLRIDILRNIGRHAEALAWTCLECELNPENITAVALKKQLLAGLNLQNRTSFSSSINLTRDFQKDWNGVAGMRQLKSILETEIVLPLLERELYLAYKIPIPSGVIFHGPPGCGKSFIAKNLAERLKLKCFKVNPSEFASIYVHGGQENIKIFFEK; this is encoded by the coding sequence ATGAACCTTTCTAATAAAAAAAACATCCCTCTAATTATTCAGCGATTGTTATCAGCTCGCAAATATAATAAAGCGCTAAGTTTGATCGAAGCCTCAATTGCAGATTCAGGAGGGCTTTTTTCTGATGCAGAAGAAACTTTTGAAATGAGGCGCGCAACTTGGTTGTTGCGAATTGACATTCTACGTAATATCGGCAGGCATGCAGAAGCTTTAGCATGGACTTGTTTAGAGTGTGAACTTAATCCTGAAAATATAACCGCTGTTGCCTTAAAAAAGCAATTACTTGCTGGATTAAATTTGCAAAATAGAACTTCATTTTCTTCAAGTATAAATTTAACCAGGGATTTTCAAAAGGACTGGAATGGTGTGGCAGGCATGAGACAATTAAAGTCAATTTTAGAAACTGAAATTGTTTTACCACTTCTTGAACGGGAATTATACCTTGCCTACAAAATTCCAATACCAAGTGGTGTAATTTTTCATGGCCCTCCAGGTTGTGGAAAATCGTTCATTGCAAAGAATCTAGCTGAACGTTTGAAACTAAAGTGTTTTAAAGTAAATCCATCTGAGTTTGCAAGCATTTATGTACATGGAGGCCAAGAAAACATTAAGATTTTTTTTGAAAAATGA
- a CDS encoding PD40 domain-containing protein — translation MKLELYFSTYVDNKFTGPRPVSVNSKTYSVGQPTISPDGNILIFASDKPGGYGGIDLYFCSKKGNTWSNAKNMGPAINTAGDELYPFMSIDGTLYFASNYHPGFGGFDIFKSSRVDQYWTAPENLGMPVNSSQDDYAMIIKNGFGYFTSNRAGGQGSDDIYAVTQMSALSKIYVYDTDLKPIYKARVTFIESPNMQIICETDAAGLGDISTLSGATMGIKISKEGYLDKIVYDLSSLRSSNGIIPVELQPLLGNNN, via the coding sequence GTGAAATTGGAATTATATTTTTCTACTTATGTAGATAATAAATTTACCGGTCCGCGCCCTGTATCGGTTAATTCAAAAACATATTCTGTTGGTCAGCCAACTATTTCACCCGATGGTAATATTTTAATTTTTGCATCCGATAAACCGGGTGGATACGGTGGAATCGATTTGTATTTCTGTTCTAAAAAAGGAAATACCTGGTCGAACGCAAAAAATATGGGCCCAGCAATTAATACTGCCGGCGACGAATTATATCCATTTATGAGTATAGATGGCACATTGTATTTTGCAAGTAATTATCACCCCGGATTCGGCGGTTTTGATATATTTAAAAGCAGTCGTGTAGATCAATACTGGACAGCACCTGAAAACTTGGGTATGCCGGTTAATTCATCGCAGGATGATTATGCCATGATTATTAAAAACGGTTTTGGTTATTTTACTTCGAACCGCGCAGGCGGACAAGGCAGCGATGATATTTATGCGGTAACACAAATGTCGGCTTTGTCGAAAATTTATGTTTACGACACCGATTTGAAGCCGATTTACAAAGCAAGGGTAACATTTATTGAAAGTCCGAACATGCAGATTATTTGTGAAACAGATGCTGCAGGTTTGGGTGATATCAGCACACTTTCAGGTGCTACCATGGGTATTAAAATTTCGAAAGAAGGTTATCTGGATAAAATTGTTTACGATTTGAGCAGTCTGCGTTCCAGCAATGGCATTATTCCGGTTGAATTACAACCTTTACTTGGAAATAATAATTAA
- a CDS encoding dipeptidase, with amino-acid sequence MDFINNYIETNKEQLLNELLEILRIPSVSADPKYKADVARMAEAVAESLRKAGADNVKVNTTAGHPIVTAEKIIDPAKPTVLCYGHYDVQPADPIDLWDSPPFEPVIKDGNIYARGACDDKGQVYMHVKAFEAMMKNNALPCNVKFIIEGEEEVGSPNLATFITNNTELLSCDVILISDTSIIANDVPSVTVGLRGLTYMEVEVVGPNRDLHSGVYGGSVANPINTLCDMISSMIDKNGHITIEGFYDDVELVTDAERKEMAKTPFDLDEYKKDLGVNEVKGEEGYTSLERVSIRPTLDVNGIWGGYTGEGSKTVLPSKAYAKISMRLVPNQQSQKIADLFDKHFNKIAPPYVKVKVTHHHGGEPVVVPLDYPPMQAAIKAMEKTFGKKPIPTREGGSIPIVALFERVLGAKSILMGFGLNSDNIHSPNEKYGLFNYYKGIETLPWFFKYYSEM; translated from the coding sequence ATGGATTTTATAAATAATTATATCGAAACCAATAAAGAGCAGTTGCTGAATGAACTGCTCGAAATTTTGCGTATTCCAAGCGTAAGTGCCGATCCAAAATACAAAGCAGATGTTGCGCGCATGGCAGAAGCCGTTGCCGAAAGTTTGCGCAAAGCGGGGGCCGACAATGTTAAAGTAAATACCACTGCAGGTCACCCGATAGTTACTGCCGAAAAAATTATTGACCCGGCAAAACCAACGGTATTGTGTTACGGCCATTACGATGTGCAACCCGCCGACCCAATCGATTTATGGGATTCACCACCTTTTGAACCGGTAATTAAAGACGGTAATATTTATGCACGCGGCGCATGCGATGATAAAGGTCAGGTGTATATGCACGTAAAAGCATTTGAAGCCATGATGAAAAATAATGCTTTACCATGTAATGTGAAATTTATTATTGAAGGCGAAGAAGAAGTTGGCTCACCAAATCTCGCAACATTTATTACCAATAATACAGAATTATTAAGTTGCGATGTAATTCTGATTTCCGATACTTCAATTATTGCAAACGATGTGCCTTCGGTAACTGTCGGCCTGCGCGGATTAACGTATATGGAAGTTGAAGTAGTTGGACCAAACCGCGATTTACATTCCGGTGTTTATGGCGGAAGTGTTGCCAATCCGATTAATACATTATGTGATATGATTTCATCCATGATCGATAAAAATGGACATATTACCATCGAAGGATTTTATGATGATGTGGAATTGGTAACCGATGCCGAAAGAAAAGAAATGGCAAAAACACCTTTTGATCTCGATGAATACAAAAAAGATTTAGGTGTAAATGAAGTAAAAGGTGAAGAAGGATATACATCACTCGAACGCGTTTCTATTCGCCCGACACTCGATGTAAATGGTATTTGGGGCGGTTATACCGGCGAGGGTAGCAAAACAGTATTGCCATCAAAAGCGTATGCAAAAATTTCCATGCGTTTGGTGCCCAATCAGCAGTCGCAAAAAATCGCCGATTTATTCGATAAACATTTTAATAAAATTGCACCACCTTACGTGAAAGTAAAAGTTACGCATCACCATGGCGGCGAACCTGTTGTTGTGCCTTTAGATTATCCGCCAATGCAGGCTGCAATTAAAGCAATGGAAAAAACATTCGGCAAAAAACCAATTCCAACACGCGAAGGTGGAAGTATTCCGATTGTTGCATTGTTTGAACGCGTGCTCGGTGCAAAAAGTATTTTAATGGGCTTCGGATTAAACAGCGATAATATCCATTCACCAAACGAAAAATACGGCTTGTTTAATTATTACAAAGGCATCGAAACATTGCCTTGGTTTTTTAAATATTATTCAGAAATGTAA
- a CDS encoding gliding motility-associated C-terminal domain-containing protein yields the protein MKMIKSIQLRYVIIAFLATFVTRYASAQSYDAAPDVYSVNEDFEDAIFDVMSNDLNTTGETNVYLTILTPPANGTVIVDEVNDVLIYTPNPDFAGTDNFTYNGCADTDPDICGSATVIVTVNPVPDKPIANDDVVNTYVNAPINIEPVLNDIDIDDEGLEFEILDDANSGATTVIGGEIVYYEPFDCFLGTDEVIYSVCKIGSSIYCDTATITINVLSANFNAPNLGDDVAEVYIDNIVSIPALANDFDGDGDAIAITELLLDGATGLVEFVGDTIFYTGVEIGIDEFQYVVCDDNCPFRCDTALVSVTVTTPPPGEIIVHVPNSFSPNGDGINDLLEIEGLFPNSRFDLKIYDRWSSLVYENVDQSKTWDGKSNVEFISSSGDVPEGTYYYVLRINGFTDPIAGFIVVKR from the coding sequence TTGAAGATGATTAAATCTATTCAGTTGAGATATGTGATCATAGCGTTTTTAGCCACTTTTGTGACAAGGTATGCAAGCGCTCAAAGCTACGATGCTGCGCCTGATGTGTACTCGGTTAACGAGGATTTTGAAGATGCTATTTTCGATGTAATGAGCAACGACTTAAACACCACCGGTGAAACGAATGTTTATCTCACCATTCTTACCCCTCCGGCAAATGGAACTGTTATAGTTGATGAAGTGAATGATGTTTTAATCTATACGCCGAATCCTGATTTTGCAGGCACTGATAATTTTACCTACAACGGATGTGCTGATACCGACCCGGATATTTGTGGTTCAGCAACGGTTATTGTGACCGTAAATCCGGTTCCCGATAAACCGATTGCCAACGATGATGTGGTAAATACTTATGTAAATGCACCCATTAATATTGAACCTGTTTTAAATGATATTGATATTGATGATGAGGGTTTGGAATTTGAAATTTTAGATGATGCTAATAGTGGTGCAACAACAGTAATTGGTGGCGAAATTGTTTATTACGAACCATTTGATTGTTTCCTCGGCACCGATGAAGTAATTTATTCTGTTTGTAAAATTGGTAGCAGTATTTATTGTGATACGGCTACAATTACCATTAATGTTTTATCTGCCAATTTTAATGCACCAAATTTAGGTGATGATGTTGCAGAAGTTTATATCGATAATATTGTAAGCATTCCTGCTTTAGCAAACGATTTTGATGGCGATGGTGATGCAATTGCAATAACCGAATTATTATTGGATGGTGCAACCGGCCTTGTAGAATTTGTTGGCGATACCATTTTTTATACCGGTGTTGAAATTGGTATTGATGAATTTCAATATGTAGTGTGTGATGATAATTGTCCGTTCCGTTGCGATACGGCTTTGGTTTCTGTAACAGTTACTACACCACCTCCGGGCGAAATTATTGTGCATGTGCCGAATTCATTTTCACCAAATGGTGATGGTATAAACGACTTACTCGAAATTGAAGGTTTATTTCCGAACAGTCGCTTCGATTTAAAAATTTACGATCGCTGGAGCAGTCTGGTTTACGAAAATGTTGACCAAAGCAAAACCTGGGATGGTAAGAGTAATGTTGAATTTATTTCCAGCTCGGGTGATGTGCCTGAAGGAACATATTATTACGTTTTAAGAATTAATGGTTTCACCGATCCGATAGCAGGGTTTATAGTTGTAAAACGATGA